ATGGCTCGAAAGCTCGGGAAGTGTCCCATGGACTCCGCTCGGTCCAGCCCTCCGCTGTACTGCGGCATCAACGACAACCCGCTGGTCCTCACCGAGGCCGAACCGCACGAGATCAGATGCATCAGCACCTCCGTGGCCTTCACTCTTCCGCTTAAGCAGCCGCCCTCCGCCCTccccttctgctccggctctgccGCCACGATTCGGTAGTTGTCCGCCTTGATAAGCGCTTCTAGAGTCTCCGGGCTCGACGACGACAGTGGCGGCGGCGAGATCTCGTCTTGGCTAAGTTCGGTGGCGGGGTTCTCTACCGTTGTCAATGTCTTTGGCTTCTCGTCGGTCGGAGTAGCTCGCCGGCGATGCCGCCTGTGCTCGTCCGTCTGGGTGGACGCGTCACTCGACTTGACGGTGGAAGAGACAAAGGTGTCATCTTGCGCGCGTTTCGAGGCTTCGACAGACTTCCCGGAACTGATGGAGGAAGAGGCGGAGCTTTCCACGGAGGCCGAGGGAATAGAAGAGAAGTAGAAGTCCAGAATCCGTGTTCCTTTGAGCACGTACTCATTCCGATGAACAGGGTGGATGAAATCATCTTCCAACAGATCATGCCACACATAGCCATTTCTGTAGCTCCTGACGTGCAACAGAAAAGGATTGAGAAGATGCAGATCATCGAGATCAACTCACACTCCTTCAGCGATCTCACCTCTTGCAAGACCAGGAGTACATGTCCGCCATGGCCCGGCCTCTGAGAACATGGAGACGGCTGATGACGTCTGCAAACAAGTCGCTCGATGAAATGCTCGCAAGGAATTTAGATGAACCAGTTACGCTTGTTTCGCTCGATGTCTACATAAAGCGTTACCTCTGAGGTAGAGCCCTTCTACGGTAGAGAAAGGAACCTCCACGAAATGAGGTTGCTCGAGGTTGCCATTCCTCGAGAGGTAGTAAACCACTTGAGCTTTTGCTCTCCGCTTCGGCTCAGTCCACACCATTGTCCTCTCTGGGCTCGTCTTCGACGTAAGCTCAGCTCTCCCTCTGGAAGCAACTGCCATTGCTCAATCGCCCCAAAGGTTTGACAGGGTTCCTCCAAGAAAGCTAGCTAGGAGTTGAAAAGTGGCAGCATTTGCCGAACGCAAAGCGTATTTCATTTTGCATCTCTATTTTGTTTCTATAGTTTGCATAATAATACTAAAACCCTTTGATATTTTGTTCTTGCACATCTTGGTCATGTGACATTAAACTGagggtaatttttaaaataccatTTAAATTTTTATAGCACAGACTGCAGCCTGCAGGTGGCGCCTCGAGTTTCCCGCGGGTCCACTCGGATTAGGTGCACTTTTGAAATAACCTGTTTGTTTTGTGAACAGTTAGAAAGtgagattttaaattttcatgggtaaaaaataaaaggatgttttcttttaatttaatcttaatttattattaaaaagatg
The genomic region above belongs to Zingiber officinale cultivar Zhangliang chromosome 11A, Zo_v1.1, whole genome shotgun sequence and contains:
- the LOC122032763 gene encoding protein SOSEKI 5-like isoform X1; the encoded protein is MAVASRGRAELTSKTSPERTMVWTEPKRRAKAQVVYYLSRNGNLEQPHFVEVPFSTVEGLYLRDVISRLHVLRGRAMADMYSWSCKRSYRNGYVWHDLLEDDFIHPVHRNEYVLKGTRILDFYFSSIPSASVESSASSSISSGKSVEASKRAQDDTFVSSTVKSSDASTQTDEHRRHRRRATPTDEKPKTLTTVENPATELSQDEISPPPLSSSSPETLEALIKADNYRIVAAEPEQKGRAEGGCLSGRVKATEVLMHLISCGSASVRTSGLSLMPQYSGGLDRAESMGHFPSFRAMRVEEVCFSGSLVETNKPAAGGNGDEMPSLKRSSSYNADRGSEMDDLAKENEEVRGRCVPRKPKSRNEGRTHK